From the Streptomyces syringium genome, one window contains:
- a CDS encoding acetate kinase, with product MTANATRVLVLNSGSSSVKYQLLDMADGARLAVGLVERIGEETSRLAHTPLATGGAKREREQPIADHEAALKAVAGELAADGLGLDSPELAAIGHRVVHGGKKFTEPTVITDEVTAEIERLVPVAPLHNPANITGIRVAQALRPDLPQVAVFDTAFHTTMPEAAARYAIDVETADAHRIRRYGFHGTSHAYVSRETAKLLGKDPSEVNVIVLHLGNGASASAVRGGRCVDTSMGLTPLEGLVMGTRSGDIDPAVISHLARNADMSIDEIDSLLNKKSGLIGLCGDNDMREIRRRIDAGDERAALAFDIYVHRLKKYIGAYYAVLGKVDAVAFTAGVGENAAPVREAAVAGLEELGLAVDADLNAVRGDEARLISPEYARVAVAVVPTDEELEIATQTYALVSA from the coding sequence ATGACTGCCAACGCCACCCGAGTCCTCGTCCTCAACTCCGGTTCCTCGTCGGTGAAGTACCAGCTGCTCGACATGGCCGACGGCGCCCGGCTGGCCGTCGGGCTGGTCGAGCGCATCGGTGAGGAGACCTCCCGGCTGGCGCACACGCCGCTCGCGACGGGCGGTGCCAAGCGCGAGCGCGAGCAGCCGATCGCCGACCACGAGGCCGCGCTGAAGGCCGTCGCCGGGGAGCTGGCGGCGGACGGGCTGGGGCTGGACTCCCCGGAGCTGGCCGCGATTGGCCACCGGGTGGTGCACGGCGGCAAGAAGTTCACCGAGCCGACGGTGATCACCGACGAGGTGACGGCGGAGATCGAGCGGCTGGTCCCGGTCGCGCCGCTGCACAACCCGGCGAACATCACCGGCATCCGGGTGGCCCAGGCGCTGCGCCCCGACCTCCCGCAGGTCGCGGTCTTCGACACCGCCTTCCACACCACGATGCCCGAGGCCGCCGCGCGCTACGCGATCGACGTGGAGACGGCCGACGCGCACCGCATCCGCCGCTACGGCTTCCACGGCACCTCGCACGCGTACGTCTCGCGCGAGACCGCCAAGCTGCTCGGCAAGGACCCCTCCGAGGTCAACGTCATCGTGCTGCATCTGGGCAACGGCGCCTCCGCCTCCGCCGTGCGGGGCGGTCGCTGCGTCGACACCTCCATGGGTCTGACCCCGCTGGAGGGCCTGGTCATGGGCACCCGTTCCGGTGACATCGACCCGGCGGTGATCTCCCACCTGGCGCGCAACGCGGACATGTCCATCGACGAGATCGACTCGCTCCTCAACAAGAAGAGCGGTCTGATCGGACTGTGCGGCGACAACGACATGCGCGAGATCCGCCGGCGGATCGACGCGGGCGACGAGCGGGCGGCGCTCGCCTTCGACATCTACGTGCACCGGCTGAAGAAGTACATCGGCGCCTACTACGCGGTCCTCGGCAAGGTCGACGCCGTGGCCTTCACGGCGGGCGTCGGCGAGAACGCGGCCCCCGTGCGGGAGGCCGCCGTGGCCGGTCTGGAGGAGCTGGGTCTGGCCGTGGACGCCGATCTCAACGCCGTCCGGGGCGACGAGGCGCGGCTGATCTCCCCCGAGTACGCCCGGGTCGCGGTGGCGGTCGTCCCCACCGACGAGGAGCTGGAGATCGCCACTCAGACGTACGCCCTGGTCAGCGCTTGA
- the pta gene encoding phosphate acetyltransferase, with protein sequence MTRSVYVTGTDRGDGRQVIELGVMELLTRHVDRVGVFRPLVHDHGPDRLFDLLRSRYRLGQAPESVYGLTYGEASALQAERGMDELVSALVERFLAVAREYEYVLVLGTDFAATNVPDELALNARLANEFGASVITVVGGQDQAAEAVRAEAANAYRAYEALGCDVVALVVNRVAPADRAAVAEGLAAHLPVACYALPEDGSLSAPTVAQIVRKLGAEVLLGDDAGLNRDARDFVFGGAMLPAFLPALTEGCLVVTPGDRTDLIIGALAAHSAGAPPIAGLLLTLDERPGPSILALAGRLAPGTPVISVPGGSFPTAAELFAIEGKLNAASPRKSETALGLFERHVDTAELTNRISVARSSRVTPMMFEHELIERSRSGRRRVVLPEGTEERVLRAADVLLRRDVCDLTLLGEEEAIRKRAAELGIDLSEAQLIDPQTSPLRERFAELYARVRAHKGMTVELAHDVVADVSYFGTLMVQEGLADGMVSGAVHSTAATIRPAFEIIKTAPGAQIVSSVFFMCLADRVLVYGDCAVNPDPNAEQLADIAIQSAATAAQFGVEPRIAMLSYSTGTSGSGADVDKVRKATEIVRERRPDLLVEGPIQYDAAVDASVAATKLPGSEVAGKATVLVFPDLNTGNNTYKAVQRSAGAVAVGPVLQGLRKPVNDLSRGALVQDIVNTVAITAIQAQGEQRP encoded by the coding sequence GTGACGCGCAGCGTGTACGTGACCGGGACCGACCGGGGCGACGGCCGCCAGGTCATCGAGCTGGGAGTCATGGAGCTCCTGACCCGCCACGTGGACCGGGTGGGCGTCTTCCGCCCGCTCGTTCACGACCACGGCCCGGACCGTCTCTTCGACCTCCTGCGGTCGCGCTACCGCCTCGGGCAGGCGCCCGAGTCCGTCTACGGCCTGACCTACGGCGAGGCCTCCGCCCTTCAGGCCGAGCGCGGCATGGACGAGCTGGTCTCGGCCCTCGTCGAGCGCTTCCTCGCGGTCGCCCGGGAGTACGAGTACGTCCTGGTGCTCGGCACCGACTTCGCCGCCACCAACGTCCCGGACGAGCTGGCTCTCAACGCCCGGCTGGCGAACGAGTTCGGCGCCTCCGTGATCACCGTCGTGGGCGGCCAGGACCAGGCCGCCGAGGCCGTGCGGGCCGAGGCGGCCAACGCCTACCGCGCCTACGAGGCGCTGGGCTGCGACGTCGTGGCGCTCGTCGTCAACCGCGTCGCGCCCGCCGACCGCGCGGCCGTCGCCGAGGGGCTCGCCGCGCACCTGCCGGTGGCCTGCTACGCGCTCCCCGAGGACGGCTCGCTGTCCGCGCCGACCGTGGCGCAGATCGTCCGCAAGCTGGGCGCCGAGGTGCTGCTCGGCGATGACGCGGGGCTCAACCGCGACGCCCGCGACTTCGTCTTCGGCGGCGCGATGCTCCCCGCGTTCCTGCCCGCCCTGACCGAGGGCTGCCTGGTCGTGACCCCCGGGGACCGCACCGACCTGATCATCGGCGCGCTGGCCGCGCACAGCGCGGGCGCGCCGCCGATAGCCGGACTGCTGCTCACCCTCGACGAGCGCCCCGGCCCGAGCATCCTGGCCCTGGCCGGCCGGCTGGCCCCGGGCACGCCGGTAATCTCCGTGCCCGGTGGTTCCTTCCCCACTGCGGCCGAGCTCTTCGCGATCGAGGGCAAGCTGAACGCCGCGTCGCCGCGCAAGTCGGAGACCGCCCTCGGCCTGTTCGAGCGCCATGTGGACACCGCCGAGCTGACGAACCGCATCTCCGTGGCCCGCTCCAGCCGGGTCACGCCGATGATGTTCGAGCACGAGCTGATCGAGCGCTCCCGCTCCGGCCGCCGCCGGGTGGTCCTGCCCGAGGGCACCGAGGAGCGCGTGCTGCGCGCCGCCGATGTGCTGCTGCGCCGCGACGTCTGCGATCTCACCCTCCTGGGTGAGGAGGAAGCGATCCGCAAGCGCGCCGCCGAGCTGGGCATCGACCTTTCCGAGGCGCAGCTCATCGACCCGCAGACGTCCCCGCTGCGCGAGCGCTTCGCCGAGCTCTACGCGCGGGTCCGCGCCCACAAGGGCATGACGGTGGAGCTGGCGCACGACGTCGTCGCCGATGTCTCCTACTTCGGCACGCTGATGGTCCAGGAGGGCCTGGCCGACGGCATGGTCTCGGGCGCGGTGCACTCCACGGCCGCCACCATCCGGCCCGCCTTCGAGATCATCAAGACCGCGCCGGGCGCCCAGATCGTCTCCTCGGTCTTCTTCATGTGCCTGGCCGACCGGGTCCTCGTCTACGGCGACTGCGCGGTCAACCCGGACCCGAACGCGGAGCAGCTCGCGGACATCGCCATCCAGTCCGCCGCGACCGCCGCCCAGTTCGGCGTGGAGCCCCGGATCGCGATGCTGTCGTACTCCACCGGCACCTCCGGGTCCGGCGCGGACGTCGACAAGGTCCGCAAGGCCACCGAGATCGTCCGTGAGCGCCGCCCGGACCTCCTGGTCGAGGGCCCGATCCAGTACGACGCCGCCGTGGACGCGTCCGTCGCGGCGACCAAGCTCCCGGGCTCGGAGGTCGCGGGCAAGGCCACCGTGCTGGTCTTCCCGGACCTGAACACGGGTAACAACACCTACAAGGCCGTCCAGCGCTCGGCCGGCGCGGTCGCGGTCGGCCCGGTCCTCCAGGGCCTGCGCAAGCCCGTCAACGACCTCTCGCGCGGCGCGCTCGTGCAGGACATCGTCAACACGGTCGCCATCACCGCCATCCAGGCGCAGGGCGAGCAGCGCCCCTGA